From a region of the Bradyrhizobium sp. KBS0727 genome:
- a CDS encoding polyhydroxyalkanoate depolymerase: MMSIMYQAYQNHMDLTAPWRTGAAAALKYLNLVPQGVSDKAFGRLAAALELISRTSLTYTRPAYGIDKVLVGNQEFAVTEEVAYATPFGSLLRFKKENSPEQPKLLLVAPMSGHFATLLRGTVKTLLQDHDVYITDWHNPRDIPLGAGRFGLEDYTDHLIAFLDQMGPRSHMVAICQPSVSALAAAAVMSEENHPARPATLTLMAGPIDTRIQPTKVNDFAKSKPIKWFEENLINYVPVQCKGAFRQVYPGFVQLTAFVSMNLERHIKQHIDLADHLAKGEKAKAELIKTFYDEYFAVMDLPAEFYIETVRDVFQEHLLPQGKLMHRGRPVNPASIKRMGLMTVEGEKDDICSIGQTLAAQDLCTSVRAYRRVHHMQAGVGHYGVFSGKRWNNEIYPLLRDFVHVNS, translated from the coding sequence ATGATGTCAATAATGTACCAGGCCTATCAGAACCACATGGACCTCACGGCGCCATGGCGGACCGGGGCTGCGGCGGCGCTGAAATATCTCAACCTGGTGCCGCAAGGCGTCTCCGACAAAGCGTTCGGGCGGCTTGCCGCCGCACTCGAACTGATCTCGCGGACGTCGCTGACCTATACGCGACCGGCTTACGGCATCGACAAGGTGCTGGTCGGCAACCAGGAGTTCGCGGTCACCGAGGAGGTCGCCTACGCGACGCCGTTCGGCTCGCTGCTGCGCTTCAAGAAGGAAAATTCGCCGGAGCAGCCGAAACTGTTGCTGGTGGCGCCAATGTCCGGCCATTTCGCGACGCTGCTGCGCGGCACGGTGAAGACGCTGCTGCAGGACCACGACGTCTACATCACCGACTGGCACAATCCGCGCGACATTCCGCTCGGCGCGGGCCGGTTCGGCCTTGAGGATTATACCGATCACCTGATCGCTTTTTTGGACCAGATGGGTCCGCGCTCGCACATGGTGGCGATCTGCCAGCCTTCGGTGTCGGCGCTGGCCGCAGCCGCGGTGATGTCGGAAGAAAATCATCCCGCCCGCCCGGCGACGCTGACCCTGATGGCCGGCCCGATCGACACCCGAATTCAGCCGACCAAGGTCAACGATTTCGCCAAGAGCAAGCCGATCAAGTGGTTCGAGGAGAACCTGATCAATTACGTGCCGGTGCAATGCAAGGGCGCGTTCCGCCAGGTCTATCCCGGCTTCGTGCAACTCACCGCCTTCGTATCGATGAACCTCGAACGCCACATCAAACAGCATATCGATCTGGCCGATCACCTCGCCAAGGGCGAGAAGGCGAAGGCCGAGCTGATCAAGACCTTCTACGACGAATATTTCGCTGTGATGGACCTGCCGGCGGAGTTTTACATCGAGACCGTGCGCGACGTGTTTCAGGAGCACCTGTTGCCGCAGGGCAAACTGATGCATCGCGGCCGGCCGGTGAACCCGGCCTCGATCAAGCGCATGGGCCTGATGACGGTGGAAGGCGAGAAGGACGACATCTGCTCGATTGGCCAGACGCTGGCGGCGCAGGACCTCTGCACCAGCGTGCGCGCCTATCGCCGGGTGCACCACATGCAGGCCGGCGTCGGCCATTACGGCGTGTTCTCGGGAAAACGCTGGAATAACGAAATCTATCCGCTGCTGCGCGATTTCGTGCATGTGAATTCGTGA
- a CDS encoding ABC transporter substrate-binding protein, whose protein sequence is MRYRVLNHVTSVALAGLFAIAVASSANAQKKYDPGATDTEIKIGNIMPYSGPASAYATIGKTEAAYFNKINSEGGINGRKINFISYDDGYSPPKMVEQARKLVESDEVLLIFNPLGTPGNTAIQKYMNAKKVPQIFVSTGAAKWNDPKNFPWTMGWQPSYQVEARIYAKYILQNHPGKTIGVLYQNDDFGKDYVIGLREGLGDQANKLIVVESSYETSSPTVDSQVVQIKGANPDIFINISTPKFAAQAIKKLGELKWTPIHFLTNVSVSVGSVMKPAGYENGQGILSAAYLKDPKDPQWKNDPGMNEWRAFMTKWYPEGDQEDAATTFGYGVAQGIVQVLKQCGDDLTRENVMKQAANLNFELGVYLPGTKIKTSPTDFAPLEQLQMMRFKGESWELFGPLMSGEKNS, encoded by the coding sequence ATGCGCTACCGTGTCTTGAATCATGTCACATCCGTTGCGCTTGCGGGACTGTTCGCCATAGCGGTCGCAAGCTCAGCCAACGCCCAGAAGAAATACGACCCGGGTGCGACCGATACCGAGATCAAGATCGGCAACATCATGCCCTATTCGGGGCCTGCGTCCGCCTATGCGACGATCGGCAAGACCGAAGCCGCCTACTTCAACAAGATCAATTCCGAAGGCGGCATCAACGGCCGCAAGATCAACTTCATCAGCTATGACGACGGCTACAGCCCGCCGAAGATGGTGGAGCAGGCGCGCAAACTGGTCGAAAGTGACGAGGTGCTGCTGATCTTCAATCCGCTCGGCACCCCCGGCAACACCGCCATTCAGAAATACATGAATGCGAAAAAAGTGCCGCAGATCTTCGTGTCGACCGGTGCGGCGAAATGGAACGATCCGAAGAATTTCCCGTGGACGATGGGCTGGCAACCGAGCTACCAGGTCGAGGCCCGCATCTACGCCAAGTACATTCTGCAGAACCATCCCGGCAAGACCATCGGGGTGCTCTATCAGAATGACGACTTCGGCAAGGACTACGTGATCGGGCTGCGCGAAGGGCTCGGCGACCAGGCCAACAAGCTGATCGTCGTCGAAAGCTCCTACGAGACCTCGTCGCCGACAGTGGATTCGCAGGTGGTGCAGATCAAGGGCGCCAATCCCGATATCTTCATCAACATCTCGACGCCGAAATTCGCGGCGCAAGCGATCAAGAAGCTCGGCGAGCTGAAATGGACTCCGATCCATTTCCTGACCAACGTCTCCGTCTCCGTCGGCAGCGTCATGAAGCCCGCCGGGTACGAGAACGGCCAGGGCATCCTCAGCGCCGCCTATCTCAAGGACCCGAAGGACCCGCAGTGGAAGAACGACCCGGGCATGAACGAATGGCGCGCCTTCATGACCAAGTGGTATCCCGAAGGCGACCAGGAAGACGCCGCGACCACCTTCGGCTACGGCGTGGCCCAGGGCATCGTCCAGGTGCTGAAACAGTGCGGCGACGACCTCACCCGCGAGAATGTCATGAAGCAGGCGGCCAACCTGAACTTCGAGCTCGGCGTCTACCTGCCCGGCACCAAGATCAAGACCAGCCCGACGGATTTTGCCCCGCTCGAACAGCTTCAGATGATGAGGTTCAAGGGCGAAAGCTGGGAATTGTTCGGACCGCTGATGTCAGGCGAGAAGAATTCGTAG
- a CDS encoding cupin domain-containing protein has product MNQHAVVSKFSHVKPTDTEFTGGGLRDFFLYRDLGIASATGGQVICHLVKANPEMPPEDGTGWHKHECDFQIVIMMKGWARFMYEDKPTLVQAGDVVHQRPGITHYLYDYSPDMEYLEIVSPADFKTVDMPPATDKVPPVTPWK; this is encoded by the coding sequence ATGAATCAGCACGCCGTCGTCAGCAAATTCTCCCACGTCAAACCGACCGACACCGAATTCACCGGCGGCGGTCTGCGCGATTTCTTCCTGTATCGCGATCTCGGCATCGCCTCCGCCACTGGCGGCCAGGTGATCTGTCACCTCGTCAAGGCCAATCCCGAGATGCCGCCCGAGGATGGTACCGGCTGGCACAAGCATGAATGCGACTTCCAGATCGTCATCATGATGAAGGGCTGGGCCCGCTTCATGTACGAGGACAAGCCGACCCTGGTGCAGGCCGGCGATGTGGTGCATCAGCGGCCCGGCATCACGCATTACCTCTACGATTACTCGCCGGACATGGAGTATCTCGAAATCGTCAGTCCGGCGGACTTCAAGACCGTCGACATGCCGCCGGCCACCGACAAGGTGCCGCCTGTAACGCCCTGGAAGTGA
- a CDS encoding extracellular solute-binding protein: MRCSNHFRALALGLVSAVLLTAAAGAAEVRVMISGGMTAAYKALVPEFERATGHKVLTAYGPSMGTTTNALPVRLERGEPADVLIMVGYALGDLVKQGKVIADSKVDLVRSPIGVAVKSGAPKPDISSADAVKQALLAAKTIAYSDSASGVYVSTEIFAKLGITDAMKDKARKIPATPVGEIVAHGDAELGFQQISELKPVAGIDIIGPLPDALQQITIFSAGIATVSKEPDAGKALIKFLASPAARSELVKSGMDPIAGATN, translated from the coding sequence ATGCGGTGTTCCAACCATTTTCGTGCTCTCGCGCTCGGCCTCGTCAGCGCCGTCCTGCTGACGGCGGCGGCCGGTGCCGCCGAGGTCCGGGTGATGATCTCGGGCGGGATGACCGCGGCCTACAAGGCGCTGGTGCCCGAATTCGAACGCGCCACCGGCCACAAGGTGCTGACCGCCTACGGGCCGTCGATGGGCACGACCACCAATGCGCTCCCGGTGCGGCTGGAGCGCGGCGAACCGGCCGACGTCCTGATCATGGTCGGCTACGCGCTCGGCGATCTCGTCAAGCAGGGCAAGGTCATCGCCGACTCAAAGGTCGATCTGGTCAGGTCGCCGATCGGCGTTGCCGTGAAGTCGGGCGCCCCCAAACCGGACATCTCGTCGGCGGACGCGGTCAAGCAGGCGCTGCTGGCGGCGAAAACCATCGCCTATTCCGACAGCGCCAGCGGCGTCTATGTCTCGACCGAGATATTCGCCAAGCTCGGCATCACCGATGCCATGAAGGACAAGGCCCGGAAGATTCCGGCAACCCCGGTCGGCGAAATCGTGGCCCACGGCGACGCCGAACTCGGCTTCCAGCAGATCAGCGAGCTGAAGCCCGTCGCAGGCATCGACATCATCGGCCCGCTGCCGGACGCGTTGCAGCAGATCACGATATTCTCCGCCGGGATCGCCACCGTTTCCAAGGAGCCGGACGCCGGCAAGGCGCTGATCAAATTCCTGGCCTCGCCCGCTGCCCGCTCCGAGCTCGTCAAGAGCGGCATGGACCCGATTGCGGGCGCGACGAACTAG
- a CDS encoding glutathione S-transferase family protein, whose amino-acid sequence MAKTTLTISSKNYSSWSLRGWLLTKFSGLEFEEVVTAPDDASARAEILLLSSSILVPCLRHDGATVWDTLAIAEYLNEIKPEAGLVPADRIQRAHCWSICGEIHSGFTTLRASLPVNLKGHFPGFKIWSRAQADIDRVCTIWRECLAQSGGPFLFGERTMADAMYAPVVTRFMTYDVKLEPRLAAYATTIMAMPEMVEWIEAAKTEPADIEELEVEY is encoded by the coding sequence ATGGCGAAAACGACACTGACTATCTCCAGCAAGAACTATTCGTCATGGTCGCTGCGCGGCTGGCTGTTGACGAAGTTTTCCGGGCTGGAATTCGAGGAGGTCGTGACCGCGCCGGACGATGCGTCGGCGCGGGCCGAAATCCTGCTGCTGTCGTCCTCGATCCTGGTGCCGTGCCTGCGCCATGACGGCGCTACGGTTTGGGATACGCTGGCGATCGCGGAGTATCTCAACGAGATCAAGCCGGAGGCCGGTCTGGTGCCGGCGGACCGCATCCAGCGCGCCCATTGCTGGTCGATTTGCGGCGAAATCCATTCCGGCTTCACGACGCTGCGCGCCTCGCTGCCGGTCAATCTGAAGGGCCATTTCCCGGGCTTCAAGATCTGGTCGCGGGCGCAGGCCGACATCGACCGGGTCTGCACCATCTGGCGCGAATGCCTGGCCCAGTCCGGCGGGCCGTTCCTGTTCGGCGAACGCACCATGGCGGACGCCATGTATGCGCCCGTCGTCACCCGTTTCATGACCTATGATGTGAAGCTCGAGCCCAGGCTCGCGGCCTACGCCACGACCATCATGGCCATGCCCGAGATGGTGGAGTGGATCGAAGCCGCCAAGACCGAGCCCGCCGACATCGAAGAGCTCGAGGTCGAATATTAG
- a CDS encoding AraC family transcriptional regulator: protein MNPAQKALWYIESHLAAPLTLDEIAGVSGVSRFHLVRAFGAATGLSVMRYVRARRLSKAARALAAGAPDILSLALDADYSSHEAFTRAFRDHFGVTPEAVRTATCLDHLRLQEPIVMNSTALDHLKAPRFETSRPLLVAGISERCTHENGGAGIPNQWQRFHQSVDHIPGRIGTVAYGVCCNGDDAGNFDYIAGVEVADFSDLPREFSRVRIPEQKYAVFTHAEHISTIRRTVNTIWNHWLPISGMKAADAPNFERYDEKFDPATGNGGLEIWIPVRE from the coding sequence ATGAATCCTGCCCAGAAGGCGCTCTGGTACATCGAAAGCCATCTTGCCGCGCCGTTGACGCTCGACGAGATCGCCGGCGTCAGCGGTGTCTCGCGCTTCCATCTGGTGCGGGCGTTCGGCGCCGCGACCGGGCTTTCGGTGATGCGCTATGTGCGTGCGCGCCGCCTGAGCAAGGCGGCGCGTGCATTGGCCGCCGGCGCGCCTGACATTCTCAGCCTGGCGCTGGATGCGGACTACAGCTCCCACGAAGCCTTCACCCGCGCGTTCCGCGATCATTTCGGCGTAACGCCCGAAGCGGTCCGCACCGCAACGTGCCTCGATCACCTCAGGCTACAGGAGCCCATCGTCATGAATTCAACCGCACTCGATCATCTCAAGGCCCCGCGCTTCGAAACCTCCAGGCCGTTGCTGGTCGCCGGGATCAGCGAGCGCTGCACCCACGAGAATGGCGGCGCCGGTATTCCGAACCAGTGGCAGCGGTTTCACCAGTCCGTCGATCATATCCCGGGGCGGATCGGCACGGTGGCCTATGGCGTCTGCTGCAACGGCGACGACGCCGGAAATTTCGATTACATCGCCGGCGTCGAGGTCGCCGATTTCTCCGACCTGCCGCGCGAATTTTCCCGCGTGCGGATTCCCGAACAGAAATACGCGGTGTTCACCCACGCCGAACACATTTCGACCATCCGCCGCACCGTCAATACGATCTGGAATCACTGGCTGCCGATCTCAGGCATGAAGGCCGCCGATGCGCCGAACTTCGAGCGCTACGACGAGAAGTTCGATCCGGCGACCGGCAACGGCGGGCTGGAGATATGGATACCGGTGAGGGAGTAA